In Rhodopirellula islandica, the following proteins share a genomic window:
- a CDS encoding DUF4153 domain-containing protein, whose translation MSSNLSTPADPLPDSPSKAAGEDRGIPVRLATREITAALVWTFAADVLIFRLATYLSIAIFLVLTPILFRYATQNLPHRRSLAICGALSGLVALRLLWQGSPLAIFSATVLVVAMSMAASGVVPFVLEGFLWFGRSFVTGIDRISRYRLTSQAIDQVRSHHRLASVLLPVAAVLAFGGIFVMANPDLVSWVSGHVQSAWNITLDWFSNFSVWEIPFCVLALTIGVGLIRPLRPHLRFGDQSENQPAIASAESSLYFAYRNTLIAVATLFAAYLCFEFWTLWRRDFPEGFYYAGYAHQGAAWLTIALGLATVSLSVIFGRSLLADPRMPKVRWWAWIWSAENLLLALAVYNRLLIYIGYNGMTQLRMVGLFGITAVAIGFALVVYKIATTKNFWWLLRSQMLALTIVVIAYSVTPVDYLAHRYNVSKVNTGYPAPSVMLAVKPISDEGLLSTFHLFEHPDPIIREGVQARLAIREAELAASGSTHWSELQGATRLLASRLADHPELATRFANPAHRQSTLQRFKDYAMQWY comes from the coding sequence ATGTCCAGCAACCTGAGCACCCCGGCCGACCCCCTGCCTGATTCTCCCTCGAAAGCGGCGGGTGAAGACCGTGGGATTCCGGTTCGTTTGGCAACCCGCGAGATCACCGCGGCACTTGTTTGGACATTCGCTGCGGACGTGCTGATCTTCCGGCTGGCGACTTACTTGTCGATCGCAATCTTCTTGGTGCTGACGCCGATCCTCTTTCGATATGCAACCCAAAACCTGCCTCACCGACGCTCGCTGGCCATTTGCGGGGCGCTGTCCGGCTTGGTTGCTCTGAGATTGCTCTGGCAAGGTTCCCCGTTGGCAATCTTCTCGGCAACGGTCTTGGTGGTTGCCATGTCGATGGCCGCCAGCGGTGTGGTTCCTTTTGTGTTGGAGGGCTTCCTTTGGTTCGGCCGCAGTTTCGTCACGGGCATCGACCGTATCTCTCGCTACCGATTGACCAGCCAAGCGATTGATCAGGTTCGCAGCCATCATCGACTTGCTTCAGTCCTGCTTCCCGTCGCCGCCGTGTTGGCGTTCGGAGGGATTTTCGTGATGGCCAACCCTGATTTGGTTTCCTGGGTCAGCGGGCACGTTCAGTCCGCCTGGAACATCACCTTGGATTGGTTCAGCAATTTTTCCGTTTGGGAAATCCCGTTCTGCGTCTTGGCGCTGACGATCGGCGTGGGATTGATTCGCCCGCTCCGTCCGCATCTGCGATTCGGCGACCAATCGGAAAACCAGCCAGCGATCGCTTCGGCGGAATCGAGTCTCTACTTCGCCTATCGCAACACGTTGATTGCCGTCGCGACACTCTTCGCCGCTTACTTGTGCTTTGAATTCTGGACGCTTTGGCGACGGGATTTCCCAGAGGGTTTTTACTACGCCGGTTACGCTCATCAAGGCGCCGCGTGGCTGACCATCGCTTTGGGACTGGCAACGGTTTCTCTCTCGGTCATCTTCGGACGCAGCCTGCTCGCCGACCCTCGCATGCCCAAGGTTCGTTGGTGGGCGTGGATCTGGTCCGCGGAAAACCTGCTGCTCGCCTTGGCGGTGTACAACCGTTTGCTGATCTACATTGGCTACAACGGCATGACGCAACTTCGCATGGTCGGCCTGTTCGGGATCACCGCCGTCGCGATTGGATTCGCATTGGTCGTTTACAAGATCGCGACCACCAAGAATTTCTGGTGGTTGCTTCGCTCACAGATGTTGGCCTTGACCATCGTCGTGATCGCCTACAGTGTCACGCCGGTCGACTACCTCGCACACCGCTACAATGTTTCCAAAGTCAACACGGGATACCCAGCTCCCTCGGTGATGCTGGCAGTCAAACCCATCAGCGATGAAGGTTTGCTCTCCACCTTTCATTTGTTCGAACACCCCGATCCGATCATTCGAGAAGGCGTGCAAGCACGGCTGGCCATCCGCGAAGCAGAACTCGCTGCGTCGGGTTCGACTCATTGGAGTGAACTGCAAGGTGCCACGCGATTGCTCGCGTCACGGCTGGCCGATCACCCGGAACTCGCCACTCGATTCGCAAATCCCGCCCATCGCCAATCCACCCTGCAACGTTTCAAAGACTACGCGATGCAGTGGTATTGA
- a CDS encoding DUF1589 domain-containing protein, whose amino-acid sequence MSLTWQINRPVTIARWNLAYTRSARRPGSTWHPRRCFGTKRGVSAVGHVIDVATQPASHHRQVEPGRRDSSWQCHGSPQLLLLACPNSGSLPPQSNSYSPSSTNR is encoded by the coding sequence ATGTCCTTGACGTGGCAAATCAACCGGCCAGTCACCATCGCCAGGTGGAACCTGGCCTACACTCGATCCGCTCGTAGGCCAGGTTCCACCTGGCATCCACGCCGATGCTTTGGAACAAAGCGAGGCGTGTCCGCAGTCGGACATGTCATTGACGTGGCAACTCAACCGGCCAGCCACCATCGCCAGGTGGAACCTGGCCGACGTGATTCTTCTTGGCAATGTCACGGTTCACCCCAGTTGCTTTTGCTGGCTTGCCCGAACTCCGGATCGCTTCCGCCCCAATCCAACTCGTACAGTCCTTCTTCTACGAATCGATGA
- a CDS encoding REP-associated tyrosine transposase, which translates to MSVFRRMHLPGGTFYFTVVTYQRRPLFQSRLARTCLREALKEQWQSHPFNLFAICLLPNHLHCVWILPRGDSDYSARWQGIKRGFTQRYLDRGGKELPVTSAERREGRKGIWQPRFWEHTVRDEQDLERCVDYVHWNPRKHDLVSRVRDYPFSSFHRFVEEGLYELDWGGSDPEFGQASKSNWGEP; encoded by the coding sequence ATGTCAGTTTTTCGTCGGATGCATTTGCCGGGCGGGACGTTCTACTTCACTGTGGTGACCTATCAACGTCGGCCATTGTTTCAATCGAGGCTTGCGCGGACTTGTTTGCGGGAAGCGTTGAAAGAGCAATGGCAGTCGCACCCATTCAACTTGTTCGCGATCTGTCTGTTGCCCAATCATTTGCATTGCGTTTGGATTTTGCCACGCGGGGATTCGGACTACTCGGCTCGATGGCAGGGGATCAAGCGCGGCTTCACGCAGCGTTACCTCGACCGGGGAGGGAAAGAGTTGCCGGTGACGAGTGCGGAACGACGCGAAGGAAGGAAGGGGATTTGGCAACCTCGATTCTGGGAGCACACCGTTCGGGATGAACAAGATTTGGAACGATGTGTGGATTACGTGCATTGGAATCCACGCAAGCACGATTTGGTGAGTCGGGTGCGCGACTACCCTTTTTCGAGCTTTCATCGATTCGTAGAAGAAGGACTGTACGAGTTGGATTGGGGCGGAAGCGATCCGGAGTTCGGGCAAGCCAGCAAAAGCAACTGGGGTGAACCGTGA
- a CDS encoding DUF1589 domain-containing protein produces the protein MAYTRSARRPGSTWHPRRCFGTKRGVFAVEHASGVVNSPASHHRQVEPGLHSIRT, from the coding sequence CTGGCCTACACTCGATCCGCACGTAGGCCAGGTTCCACCTGGCATCCACGCCGATGCTTTGGAACAAAGCGAGGCGTGTTCGCGGTGGAACATGCCAGTGGTGTGGTGAACAGTCCGGCCAGTCACCATCGCCAGGTGGAACCTGGCCTACACTCGATCCGCACGTAG
- the dnaB gene encoding replicative DNA helicase — protein MIADNKFDGPHRGKKEKKATTSEILARQQPFDREAEMGVIGSVLLMPDICDEIASLKADDFYDEANQIIYRHLRDMFDSGEKIDITLLVSRMRTAGDFEKVGGAAYLAQLGGSVANAAHAAFYGEIVREKAMFRRLIESGTEILRDAYEQTGTAKELCAQAEQKVFAIMEGRSGNSVWAISDVLHQAMDRMEARMRDDYVEGGAETGLTDFDQMTGGLHHGELIILAARPSMGKTALAMNIAEHVAIVQREPVLFVSLEMSAIELADRMLCSLSRVNGHRLRNGTISSEDRDRLVSKANDISQAPLFVDDSPSRTVSEIAAAARRIKRKEDGLGLVVIDYLQLIEPDNSRDPRQEQVAKIARRLKGMARELEVPLLCLSQLNRQAEDGKDHRPKLSHLRESGAIEQDADVVMFVHREEYYHRGEDKAQFAGQAEIIIAKQRNGPVGDVELTWEGDFTRFSNRAAEHHSEFDDYREFTSPGGF, from the coding sequence ATGATCGCAGACAACAAGTTTGACGGACCCCATCGCGGCAAGAAGGAAAAGAAAGCCACGACCAGCGAGATTCTTGCGCGGCAACAGCCGTTTGATCGCGAAGCCGAGATGGGCGTGATCGGTTCCGTCCTGTTGATGCCCGACATCTGCGACGAGATCGCGTCGCTGAAGGCAGATGACTTTTACGACGAAGCCAACCAGATCATCTATCGCCACCTTCGAGACATGTTTGACTCGGGGGAAAAGATTGACATCACGTTGTTGGTGTCACGTATGCGAACTGCCGGTGACTTTGAAAAGGTCGGCGGTGCGGCGTATCTGGCACAGCTTGGTGGCAGTGTCGCCAATGCGGCGCACGCGGCGTTCTACGGTGAGATTGTGCGTGAGAAAGCGATGTTCCGTCGCTTGATCGAATCGGGCACCGAGATCCTACGAGATGCCTACGAACAGACTGGCACCGCCAAGGAGTTGTGCGCTCAAGCGGAACAAAAGGTTTTCGCGATCATGGAGGGGCGTTCTGGCAACTCCGTGTGGGCGATCAGCGACGTGCTGCACCAAGCGATGGATCGCATGGAAGCCCGGATGCGTGACGACTACGTCGAAGGCGGTGCCGAAACCGGCTTGACCGACTTTGACCAAATGACGGGTGGGTTGCACCACGGTGAGCTGATCATTTTGGCCGCTCGTCCTTCGATGGGGAAAACGGCACTCGCGATGAACATCGCCGAGCACGTTGCAATCGTGCAGCGCGAACCGGTTTTGTTCGTCAGCTTGGAAATGTCAGCGATCGAATTGGCTGACCGGATGCTGTGCAGTCTGTCTCGTGTGAACGGGCACCGGTTGCGAAACGGGACGATCAGTTCCGAAGACCGTGACCGCTTGGTTTCCAAAGCCAACGACATCAGCCAAGCCCCTCTGTTCGTGGACGATTCGCCCAGTCGAACGGTCAGCGAGATCGCCGCCGCGGCCCGTCGGATCAAACGCAAAGAGGACGGTCTGGGCTTGGTCGTGATTGACTACTTGCAGCTGATCGAGCCTGATAATTCACGTGACCCACGGCAGGAACAGGTTGCCAAGATCGCGCGTCGTTTGAAAGGGATGGCTCGTGAACTGGAAGTCCCGCTGCTGTGTTTGTCACAGCTCAACCGGCAAGCCGAAGACGGCAAGGATCACCGCCCGAAGTTGTCTCACCTTCGCGAGTCGGGTGCGATCGAGCAGGATGCCGACGTGGTGATGTTTGTTCACCGCGAAGAGTATTACCACCGCGGTGAGGACAAAGCTCAGTTCGCTGGACAAGCCGAAATCATCATCGCCAAGCAACGGAACGGTCCAGTTGGTGATGTCGAGCTGACCTGGGAAGGCGACTTCACACGATTCAGCAACCGCGCCGCGGAACATCACAGCGAATTCGACGACTACCGAGAATTCACCAGCCCCGGCGGCTTCTAA
- a CDS encoding DnaA/Hda family protein, which yields MSSTQGSIETQEAIERFAEALHQRIGADRYRLWFTHGVGFDLEVGESPDDGKPTVVVVIRTSGPFAAQRMGNSFATELRAAAMIACGERSRYRIDVEEAEQPAPKKRTRAAKVAAEEKASTKSSGGRRSTARQTSGRASTGRASTGRSSGGRRGSANSLANLLAQSTATGDDRSGGSRGGRGRSRGRVEHDPIAASELPEGDQFDDEEMDDEEVVVSTPRASKSKLPPLPESQPTGGRTLESFITGPCNEFAFSAAMMAVATPSVATPLFLHGPTGTGKSHLLAALANEFRTRRRMRRVVLLTAEQFTNDFVVSVGSTGLPAFRRRYRDVDALLIDDVHFLAAKTATLREALYTVETLASAGKPLVFSANLPPSDIRGLTGEVAGRMASGLVCPLAAIDQQTRFQLLQRMVATRCVLGCDNALLEEVSELIGGDARAAGGIANLIGMLQRMFRREPTIDEIRRYGGDLLRSTQVAPTLRSIEKAVCETFGLEGDGLRSKAQTRRVSEPRTLAMYLARQHTGSAFTEIAKHFNRRSHSNAISAITKVETWLSSGKPIGAGDGAMSAQDAIARVESRLRVG from the coding sequence ATGTCGTCGACGCAAGGTAGCATCGAGACGCAAGAAGCCATTGAACGGTTCGCCGAGGCTCTGCATCAACGAATCGGCGCTGACCGATACCGGTTGTGGTTCACCCATGGGGTTGGCTTCGACTTGGAGGTCGGCGAGTCACCCGATGATGGCAAGCCAACCGTGGTGGTGGTCATACGAACCAGTGGTCCGTTTGCCGCGCAGCGCATGGGCAACAGCTTCGCAACCGAATTGCGCGCCGCGGCGATGATTGCCTGTGGTGAGCGATCTCGATATCGCATTGACGTGGAAGAAGCGGAGCAACCCGCCCCCAAAAAAAGAACTCGCGCGGCCAAGGTCGCTGCGGAAGAGAAAGCGAGCACGAAGAGCAGCGGCGGGCGCCGCTCGACGGCGCGGCAGACCAGTGGTCGTGCCTCTACTGGTCGTGCCAGCACGGGACGGTCATCCGGTGGCCGTCGCGGATCAGCCAATAGTTTGGCCAACTTGCTTGCTCAATCCACCGCCACTGGCGATGACCGATCCGGTGGTTCGCGTGGTGGACGAGGTCGTTCACGCGGTCGGGTGGAACACGATCCCATCGCGGCGTCGGAGTTGCCTGAGGGAGATCAGTTCGACGATGAAGAGATGGATGACGAGGAAGTCGTCGTCTCGACACCCCGCGCGTCGAAATCCAAGCTTCCACCGCTTCCCGAATCGCAACCGACTGGCGGCCGAACGCTGGAAAGTTTCATCACCGGTCCCTGCAACGAATTCGCATTCTCCGCGGCGATGATGGCGGTTGCGACACCATCTGTTGCCACGCCGCTTTTCTTGCACGGCCCCACGGGGACGGGCAAGTCCCACTTGTTGGCGGCTTTGGCAAATGAGTTTCGAACTCGCCGGCGCATGCGACGCGTGGTGTTGCTGACCGCGGAACAATTCACCAATGACTTTGTCGTGTCGGTGGGCTCGACCGGTTTGCCAGCCTTCCGCCGACGATACCGGGACGTGGACGCGTTGCTGATCGACGACGTCCACTTCTTGGCTGCCAAAACGGCGACGTTGCGAGAAGCTTTGTACACCGTGGAAACCTTGGCGTCGGCGGGGAAACCGCTGGTCTTCTCGGCCAACCTACCTCCCAGTGACATCCGCGGGTTGACCGGCGAAGTGGCCGGGCGGATGGCATCGGGGTTGGTCTGTCCGCTGGCGGCGATCGATCAACAAACTCGATTTCAGCTGTTGCAGCGGATGGTCGCCACCCGCTGTGTGCTGGGATGTGACAACGCCTTGTTGGAAGAAGTCAGCGAACTGATTGGCGGCGACGCCCGTGCTGCGGGTGGCATCGCGAACCTGATTGGCATGTTGCAGCGAATGTTCCGTCGCGAACCCACGATCGACGAAATTCGTCGTTATGGTGGAGATTTGTTGCGAAGCACCCAGGTGGCCCCGACTTTGAGAAGCATCGAAAAAGCGGTTTGTGAGACTTTCGGGCTTGAAGGAGACGGGCTGCGCAGCAAAGCTCAAACAAGACGGGTCAGTGAACCTCGCACCCTGGCGATGTACTTGGCGCGTCAACACACCGGCAGTGCGTTCACTGAAATTGCCAAGCACTTCAATCGACGCAGCCACTCCAACGCGATCTCCGCCATCACGAAAGTGGAGACTTGGTTGTCCAGTGGCAAACCGATTGGTGCTGGCGACGGTGCCATGTCAGCACAAGACGCCATCGCTCGCGTGGAATCACGCTTGCGGGTGGGCTGA
- a CDS encoding Maf family protein: protein MNDLPRAELPGSQTGNPEPLILASGSPRRAQLLAAAGYEFSVQPASDSAECGICSRETAPEMVARLAYRKAADVVARIDDGLVLAADTVASCVGSILGKPHDRDHAEEMLRLLSGREHDVYTGVCFWSRRDEKFVVDVVRTRLRMAELSKEQLHEHLESLQWEGKAGAFGYQDGNDWLTVIGNDSESNVVGLPMERLAELLENFNQNAEKITTPTTDSIESSDSSCS, encoded by the coding sequence ATGAACGACCTCCCGCGAGCCGAGTTGCCCGGTTCTCAAACCGGAAATCCGGAACCATTGATCCTGGCCAGCGGGTCCCCGCGACGGGCCCAATTGCTGGCAGCGGCAGGTTACGAATTCTCGGTTCAACCGGCCTCGGATTCTGCCGAGTGTGGCATCTGTAGCCGAGAGACCGCCCCCGAAATGGTGGCCCGGTTGGCCTACCGCAAAGCCGCCGACGTCGTCGCCCGAATCGATGACGGGCTGGTCTTGGCCGCCGACACGGTCGCCTCCTGCGTGGGAAGCATTTTAGGGAAACCGCATGACCGCGATCACGCGGAAGAAATGCTGCGTTTACTCAGCGGTCGCGAGCATGATGTTTACACCGGCGTCTGCTTTTGGTCGCGTCGGGACGAGAAATTCGTCGTGGATGTGGTTCGCACTCGGTTGCGAATGGCAGAGCTGAGCAAAGAACAGCTGCACGAACACCTGGAGAGTTTGCAGTGGGAGGGCAAGGCAGGCGCTTTCGGCTATCAAGACGGGAACGACTGGTTGACGGTCATTGGCAATGATAGTGAAAGCAACGTTGTCGGATTGCCGATGGAACGACTGGCGGAATTGTTGGAAAATTTCAACCAGAACGCCGAAAAGATAACCACCCCGACGACCGATTCGATTGAATCATCCGATTCAAGCTGCTCCTGA
- a CDS encoding DUF1573 domain-containing protein, translating into MFTETKHDFRVVGRGTKAEFKFEFRNLYEETVHVQGVRSSCGCTTPTVSDDTLETHETSSIIATLNTSTFIGQKAATVTVVFDRPYYAEVQLQVSGFIRTDVTFDPPEVDFGQCKNGEVKEQDITITHRGNSNWRLTDVRSHCDDFAVKLEQPTVQSNMVQYKMRVRMKETMSEGEIRERLTLVSNDTKFPTIEMSIAGMIRPTISVSPAAVSLGTTESGQTVSKRLLVRGEEPFEIQKVLCSDDRFQFEIPEGKKKLHFLEMKFTGGDNPDRVAQRIQIVTDLPGDKTAECVATGTVK; encoded by the coding sequence ATGTTCACCGAGACCAAACATGACTTCCGAGTCGTCGGGCGTGGCACCAAAGCTGAATTCAAATTTGAATTTCGCAATCTGTACGAAGAAACAGTCCACGTCCAAGGCGTTCGCAGCAGCTGCGGATGCACCACGCCGACGGTGTCGGACGACACTCTGGAAACCCACGAAACCAGTTCGATCATCGCGACCCTGAACACGAGCACCTTCATCGGTCAAAAAGCAGCCACGGTGACGGTCGTGTTTGATCGACCGTATTATGCCGAAGTGCAGTTGCAGGTCAGTGGATTCATTCGCACCGATGTCACGTTTGATCCGCCCGAAGTTGACTTCGGTCAGTGCAAAAACGGCGAGGTCAAAGAGCAAGACATCACAATCACGCATCGCGGCAACTCGAATTGGCGATTGACCGACGTCCGCAGCCACTGCGATGACTTCGCCGTGAAGTTGGAACAACCAACCGTTCAATCGAACATGGTTCAGTACAAGATGCGTGTTCGGATGAAGGAAACGATGTCCGAAGGCGAAATTCGGGAACGCCTGACGTTGGTCAGCAACGACACCAAATTCCCAACCATCGAAATGTCGATCGCGGGAATGATTCGTCCCACGATCAGCGTGTCCCCCGCCGCCGTCAGCCTGGGGACCACCGAGTCGGGCCAAACGGTCAGCAAACGACTGCTGGTTCGCGGCGAAGAGCCCTTTGAAATCCAAAAGGTTCTTTGCTCGGACGATCGCTTTCAGTTTGAAATTCCCGAAGGCAAGAAGAAGCTGCACTTCTTAGAGATGAAGTTCACCGGCGGTGACAATCCTGATCGCGTCGCTCAACGAATCCAGATCGTGACCGACCTGCCGGGTGACAAGACCGCGGAGTGTGTTGCCACCGGCACAGTGAAGTAG
- a CDS encoding DUF4346 domain-containing protein, translating to MLTSPPTLTADSHVHFLTGRLAETAVSEEATRIANKFGCRHSVGVVPITVAALITPKWLSRHWEIPESATHVILPGFLQDNLEAAGDLAAPLLGLIQQTSAEVICGPKDCRDLHAWMTGRQESVDLSAHSIEIIAEINHAPRLPVAEVVQLANRLQADGADRIDVGCDPSRRCQAIGDYVSALIDAGHTISIDTFDPREAGDAIRAGATLVLSVSSANRDAARDWGCEVVAIPDVPDDLKSLDQTIEFLIRHSIPFRVDPILEPIGSAFTQSLLRYTEVRRRYPEVEMLMGIGNLTELTDVDSAGVNFLLLGICQELSIGSVLTTQVINWARSSVRECDIARRLVHHAVSRGVPPKRLSEELVMLRDPKLRPHSETALQALADGVKDNNYRLIAQDDSLHMISAGLHLTGKDPFELFAELMNRPQADNVDAAHAFYLGYEMAKATIALTLGKQYEQDQALHWGHLTVPEDTHRIERTSRHAPQPPKKDDTANG from the coding sequence ATGCTAACTTCGCCTCCCACTCTGACCGCCGACTCGCACGTTCACTTTCTGACCGGGCGATTGGCGGAAACCGCGGTCAGCGAAGAGGCCACTCGAATCGCCAACAAATTTGGTTGCCGTCACAGCGTGGGGGTGGTGCCAATCACCGTGGCCGCTCTGATCACTCCCAAGTGGCTTTCTCGGCACTGGGAGATTCCCGAGTCGGCAACGCATGTGATCCTGCCAGGTTTTCTCCAGGACAACCTGGAAGCCGCCGGCGATTTGGCCGCGCCGCTGCTGGGACTGATCCAGCAAACTTCGGCCGAAGTGATCTGCGGCCCCAAAGACTGCCGAGACCTGCACGCCTGGATGACCGGTCGCCAAGAATCCGTTGACCTGTCAGCGCACTCGATTGAAATCATCGCCGAGATCAATCACGCGCCGCGTTTGCCGGTCGCGGAAGTCGTCCAACTCGCGAATCGTTTGCAAGCTGACGGCGCGGACCGAATCGACGTGGGCTGCGATCCTTCGCGACGCTGCCAGGCAATCGGTGACTATGTCTCCGCCTTGATCGACGCTGGCCACACGATCAGCATCGACACGTTTGATCCGCGTGAGGCCGGCGACGCGATTCGAGCCGGCGCGACGTTGGTCCTGTCGGTCAGTTCGGCCAATCGAGACGCCGCGCGGGATTGGGGATGTGAAGTCGTTGCGATCCCGGATGTGCCCGACGATCTCAAAAGCTTGGATCAAACAATTGAATTTTTGATCCGTCACAGCATCCCATTTCGCGTCGACCCGATCCTCGAACCCATCGGGTCGGCCTTCACCCAGAGTCTGCTGCGTTACACAGAAGTTCGACGACGGTATCCCGAGGTCGAAATGTTGATGGGAATCGGCAACTTGACCGAACTGACCGACGTGGATTCGGCGGGAGTCAACTTTTTGCTGCTCGGAATCTGCCAGGAACTCTCGATTGGCAGTGTCCTGACGACGCAAGTGATCAATTGGGCCAGATCATCCGTCCGCGAATGCGATATTGCTCGGCGACTCGTTCACCACGCCGTCTCTCGCGGCGTTCCGCCCAAGCGGTTGTCCGAGGAATTGGTGATGCTTCGTGATCCAAAGTTGCGACCACACTCGGAAACGGCACTGCAGGCGCTCGCGGATGGTGTGAAAGACAACAATTACCGATTGATCGCGCAAGATGACAGCCTTCACATGATCAGCGCGGGGTTGCACCTGACCGGCAAAGACCCGTTCGAACTATTTGCTGAATTGATGAACCGCCCCCAAGCGGACAACGTGGACGCTGCGCATGCGTTTTACTTGGGCTACGAAATGGCCAAGGCCACGATCGCGTTGACGTTGGGCAAACAGTACGAACAAGACCAAGCGTTGCACTGGGGACATCTAACGGTCCCAGAAGACACCCACCGGATCGAGCGGACCAGCCGGCACGCCCCCCAGCCTCCCAAGAAAGACGACACCGCCAACGGCTGA